Part of the Amphiura filiformis chromosome 9, Afil_fr2py, whole genome shotgun sequence genome is shown below.
tcggctactccttgggcatagtcatggttttgagatcaccttgggcctataattttaaccatgcccctcatagcactagcagtcaatatttgtacatACTATTACATGCTGCAACGTGCCAAACGCTTAAGTTAACAGTACGCCAGGCCAGTTATAGCGGGCCTGAACTAGCGCTAGCCGCTACATCTATTCGGTCAGTCGGCATgacatcacatttttgaccctcaCAGTTCATAACACCCTACCTTTTTCCACATAACCATCAAACGCTCACACTTTTTGATATCATTCGTAAAAGTATGTAAATGAAACTCACTCAGTAGAATTCAATGAAATTTGTGCTAATACtataaattattgttaaattttaCTTTCAGGACAGCTCAGCCTGCAGAATACTACAGGCAGTTTTTGGTAAGAAATTTGCTAATTTAGACATTCtgctgttaaaagggcatttcgtgatccacagcctcatccctccacttttctcaaaaaaagttgagatttttatattcactggaaacctctggctacatcccataatgttcatgtacaaaatatttcttgcagattaattcgtttagcaaagatatcgtgaaatttgaatttcgttctggtgcaccagaacgaaattacaacgcactgtctatggagcagtgtaatacacatgcataactcatgaacgcataaaatcggaatcaactgaaattttgggaataggttttttcgtggatatctaatgaaaaatgacataaatagaggatgctaggatcacgaaatactcctttaagtgttaTTGGCAATTTTAAAGGATTTGGTCGGTTgcgtgttttgggtttttttcatcttgtttgtttgttgctgttgttttttccgaaaaaatatttaaagatcAGTACACATTGTACTCTTTATCCTACTATTTTAGTGAATTCACAGCACATGCAtgtcaagttcaaattttgcagcTAGTGTAAACATATAATACTTTAAAATATTCCAAAGTTCAAGATGGTGGgattgtaaatttttttttttaatgttttgccaATCTCTACATTGTTTACATTGTTTAACTTGTGGCCAAAGATTGATTGTTTCATTTATTGAATGAATTTACATTGTACCTGTTCTTTACAGAAACAGGATGTCAGACCTGATGGACGTGAATTAGGTGAAATACGGTCAACCATCCTTAATGTAGGTAAGTATACAATGGGTGTGATGTAATCAAACATAAAGTGAGTACCTTGTCATCCAAATGTCTCGCCTGAACGAAGTAGAGCATTGcctacatctactgtagatctgtgtattggtaaagtagtgcattgcttacatctactgtagatctgtgtattgatgaagtagtgcattgcttacatctacagtagatctgtgtattgatgaagtattgcattgcttacatctgttgtcgatctgtgtattgatgaagtattgcattgcttacatctactgtagatctgtgtattgatgaagtagtgcattgcttacatctactggagatctgtgtattgatgaagtagtacattgcttacatctgctgtagatctgtgtattgatgaagtagtgcattgcttacatttactgtagatctgtgtattgatgaagtagaacattgcttacatctactgtagatctgtgtattgatgaagtagtgcattgcttacatttactgtagatctgtgtattgatgaagtagtacattgctaacatttactgtagatctgtgtattgatgaagtagtacattgctaacatctactgtagatctgtgtattgatgaagtagtgcattgcttacatctactatagatctgtgtattgatgaagtagtgcattgcttacatctactgtagatctgtgtattgatgaagtagtgcattgcttacatctactatagatctgtgtattgatgaagtagtacattgcttacatctactgtagatctgtgtattgatgaagtagtgcattgcttacatctactatagatctgtgtattgatgaattagTACATTGCTtacttacgtctactgtagatctgcgtATTGTTGAAGTAATGCATTGCtaattacatctactgtagatgtgtattggtaaagtagtgcattgctaacatctactgtagatctgtgtattgatgaattagtacatattgcttacatctactgtagatctgcgtATTGTTGAAGTAATGCATTGCtaattacatctactgtagatgtgtattggtaaagtagtgcattgcttacatctactgtagatctgtgtattgatgaattagtacatattgcttacatctactgtagatctgcgtATTGTTGAAGTAATGCATTGCtaattacatctactgtagatgtgtattggtaaagtagtgcattgcttacatctactgtagatctgcgtattgatgaattagtacatattgcttacatctactgtagatctgcgtattgttgaagtagtgcattgctaattacatctactgtagatctgtgtattggtAAAGTAGTGCATTGCTGACATCTACTGTAAAtctgtgcattgatgaagtaatgcattACTATgaattacatctactgtagatatgtgtattggtAAAGTAATGCATTGCTTGCATctactgtatatatatatatatatgtgtgtgcGTACGTGTTTgtggcaaacgaggacacacacaagattttcaccctaaactgcggaCTTACTTCCAACTGAGGACAGTCCgcaatctcaaactgctgcaaaagacctcaaatgcatgctaaatgctttataacgctatttgcctgaaaccgaggaccacacgtgtaaaaactaccgtccgcaggtgatggctaaaattccgtttcgtattatacacaaagtccacggttaggcaatgaaaacatcatacacacatcctcggttagatagcaaaacacaatgtcctcgGTTGGCGACAAACACAcacgggggtgtgtgtgtgtatattggtaaagtagtgcattgcttacatctactgtagatctgtgtattgatgaagtagtgtattgcttacatctactgtagatctgtgtattgatgaagtagtgcattgcttacatctactgtagatctgtgtattgatgaagtattgcattgcttacatctactgtagatctgtgtattgatgaagtattgcattgcttacatctgctgtcgatctgtgtattgatgaagtattgcattgcttacatctactgtagatctgtgtattgatgaagtagtgcattgcttacatctactgtagatctgtgtattgatgaagtattgcattgcttacatctactgtagatctgtgtattgatgaagtattgcattgcttacatctactgtagatctgtgtattgatgaagtagtgcattgcttacatctactgtagatctgtgtattgatgaagtagtgcattgcttacatctactgtagatctgtgtattgatgaagtagtgcattgcttacatctactgtagatctgtgtattgatgaagtagtacattgcttacatctgctgtagatctgtgtattgatgaagtagtgcattgcttacatttactgtagatctgtgtattaatgaagtagtgcattgcttacatctactgtagatctgtgtattgatgaagtagtgcattgcttacatctactgtagatctgtgtattgatgaagtagtgcattgcttacatctactgtagatctgtgtattgatgaagtagtgcattgcttacatctgctgtagatctgtgtattgatgaagtagtgcattgcttacatctgctgtagatctgtgtattgatgaagtagtgcattgcttacatctactgtactgagatttgtattgatgaagtatgcaTGCGTGAAATGATGATAATTGTCATGCGCGGTTCATTGCATcagatgtgacatgatcaagaggatcATGAGTCTAATGttactaattttgattttgagttatCAATAAAACAAAGGAACACATTCTTACGTTTTACTCTGTTTTTAAAGTTGGAGAATCACTGGTAGCTttgtaaggccatcttaatttaatatttGATCTCAAAGCCCCTGCACGCATTAGTAAAATTGTCCGCTTTTTGCGCGCTATTTAGTTTTTTCCTGCTGTTTATTTTTTCCAATTCCAccacagtgccgccgagagccatgacgggcccgggggtaaaatgaacgtcAGGGCCCCCTTTGTAAAGGGCCCcctgaggtctcttttctttgcttttatgggcacCATTAAgacatgttttctttatttttataggaCCCCAggcccgggggtaacgcacccccttaaccccccttgTCGACGGCACTGttccaccacacaaaaatgtcACGACTGACATTGCCAGACATCAAAATATCCTAAATTCTTATCAAAAGGTCCGTAccacagataaaaaaattaaagtaaaaaaaactctagaaaaaaatgcattttgcattaggttttttaacttgggaagggctttgagacaaactattaaattaagggggtactacacccctgcccaattttgtgcctatttttgtcttttctcaaaaattatagcgcattggtgacaagtaagatatgtatattataggggcaaggactacaactactgcactggaaattttatttcaacacagacaacagttctggagttacagtaaaaaatgagggaaaaccaatatttgatcaataaatcaataactacttgccttgagttgctgaattttcagtgcagtagttgtagtccttgcccctataaattaaatatcttacttgtcaccaatgcgctataattgttgagaaaaaggaaaaaataggcacaaaattggccaggggtgtagtaccccttaagatggCCTAACCATGCATAATTTTATGGTTTAgcatttaaaattgaaaatggtcAACATTTGATTCATTCCTCTTAATTGCATCACATATTTTGTTGTTTCTAGCAAATGATACAAAATGACCCATCACACATGATTTCTTGTATGCATTCACAGGTTCCATAACAACTGCAGATGGCTCAGCACTTGTCAAACTAGGAAATACAACTGTAATTTGTGGTATCAAGGCAGTAAGTTAATGAATCTATAGTTAATATCAATTGTTAAATATGTGTATTACTCTCCatattattaaaaacacaaaatgacTTCAGAGATTGATTATATGAAACTAAATTGAATGGACCCAGTCTCAATTCCTTGTCTTGTGACTTGTGAGAAGCAAATTTAACAGAGGAGCAATTTCAACTTTTAAGGGGCTATGCAATCTAAAACTTTCAAAcgacccgccaaaaatcgcttgcccctccccccggcctgccaacccccccccctttgcacataccagatgtttgggatcccaatttgcaaaccgtaaatggtctagatacatgttatgagtgcagcgagcaggaaaaaatttgcatatttaagcgtttccgtactgttttcagaagccttttagagcgttttatttaaaggtgccccataaatgtttgccaaaaatcgcttcaccccctctcagcttgccaaaattgttCCCCCCcttcagctcgccaaaaatccTTGCCCCCCCAATTATACCCTccgccagggctcataattattgcacagctcctagcAATTCAACAAATACTTGCCAATTAATGTGTTGCATTGTAGATTGGTTATAGTTGTAGGAGAATTGACATTGATTCTTGCAAGAATCACttagaaaaataataaatgtttGTTTGTATCATTCTAGGAGTTCACCACACCTAAAGCAGAAGAACCAAAGCAGGGTTTTATAGGtaagtaattattgcacagcttcaCCAAACATATGAAGTGTGAGGTAGCCAATCATAAGATTTCTATATGTTGATATAGAAAGAATCAAAATAAGTCTTTAGATATATATTTTCAACATCACACTTCTCTTTGATCTGGATATCTTACAGTGAGCATTTATATTTTAATGTCCTCTACAGATAAGACAGGGAAGCTTCTACCAAGAAAAGGAAAAAAGATTTTGAATTTCAAAGGACAAAATGGGGGTGTACTAATCAAACCAATTAAAAGACATCTAAAATAGCAACCAATCAAGATTGTGTTAATTCACTTCTTTGCCATGCAGTGTATGCAGTTGTTTATCAAGCTGTTTTCATGATTCAATTGGAAGTTCTTACTAAAGAAAGCATCCCAGTGGAGTCCAGTACATTAAAAAAATCACACACTACACTGGAAGTTTATCAATCTGGTGATAAATTTCATAAATAAAACTATTTTGCAGTATTAAAAAAATGACAAGTCATATCCATTAATGTTATTTTGTTGTAGTTCCCAATGTGGATTTGCCACCCCTGTGTTCTTCTAGTTTTAAACCAGGCCCACCTAGTGAGCAGGCACAGGTTGTATCCCAGCTTATTGCAGATGTCATTGAAAGGTAATAAACCATGGACGAAGAATATAACAGACAGCGTAAGAGCAATCAAAGTCTGAGCATCATCGTACAATCGTACAATGCACACttgcacagggactttgcctaTTGATACAGGGTCTGTAACAGTATAACAGGTCATGTAAATGACAAACATTGCAGTATTATCagaataaattaacataattcctAACAGGAAAGGGAAttttttgctatgcaaaatgaTTATTGTTATTCAGAGCAAGAAAATTAAGATCTATATCCGATAGCCTGAGCTTATTGTAAATGTTGAAAGGGAATAAACAGTATGTGATTGTGCTGGTCATAGAAATGATAGACATGATTAGGTTCTCAAAACAAGTTAAAAAATTTCCTAACAGAAAAGGTGATTTTATCTCTGGTTGTGTAAACAGATTATATTGTTATTCAGTGCAATAAAATTAAGATTTAGATCTAATAGCATTCATTTGAAACAAATTGAGCTTGTCACAATATATTGTAATCGGAACTACTTCTGATCATTTCCTCACAAAAGGGTTCATAATATTGGCGATGCTTGTGGACTAGGTGTGGTCTTAACAGAACCAAAACTAATCTGAATGTTAAATTTTGAATGGCCTGACCAAAGGAGAAACTACATAGGCCCTTTGTAAAACTATGTGAAGCAACCCTTGAACTACtgtgttaatataaaaacaaaagtaagaCTGTTTCTTATTctggtttgttatttatatttttcagTGCCAAAGTAGTAGATTTGGAAACATTGTGCATACAAGAAGAAAAGGTATGTGATTGTAATTGCAGGGGGCAATTTCTCAGGAGTATCCTGATATTAGGatattttcctctttttccctCTACACgtacaaaaatatagaaaatgcaGTTTTCAGCACTTTATCAGCTTTTCAGTGCAATCACACCTGTTTAATTGTCTGTTGTATGACGTTTACATAAATGTGTTTGTGTGTCTGTGACTGCATTCTGCGCTATGTTTTGCTGGTGGTTATATTTGTGTGTTGGGTTGTACCGGTAAAGTTCAAAACCAACTAAATTATTTTTACAAGTGTCAACAATAATGTCGTTTGAATCCATTTTTCAGTTGTGCTGGGTTTTGTTCTGTGATATGATGTGCCTAGATTATGATGGAAATATAGCTGATGCTTGTATGATAGCCCTCATAGCAGCATTAAAAAATGGTAAGTCACAAAAATTCAATCAGATTTATGACTTCCTTCTTGACAGCattttgacaaattattaaaattattaaacattttcataataACAACTATtaaactttggaattaaaagaatTTGTAACATTGCACTCACAGTTCTGTAGGTCTCAAAGTGCTTGATAAAGGTAAACCAATTTTGTCAATGTTTTGACATACCTCTTAACAAGCAGTGTCACAAGCCTGTTCAGTCAGGAAgtgtacttctacttctacttggtTACTCGTCAAAGCCTTTTCAGCATCTAGACGAGGGTGCTGCCGACGATGGACGGCTCGTGCATGTGCCAAATATATACAGTCAAGGTGCAAGTAAAACAGTGATGCCAACTACTCGGTGCTGACGGCTTCCTTGAACTGCTCCAAGGTGGGCAGCTCTATGGTGCTGTGAGGAAGCTCGTCCCAATCTTTCATGGTCCGGGGGAAGAAACTATACTTGTATGAATCTGAAGATGTGCTCAGTCTAGTGAATCTGTGTTGGTGTTGACTTCTGGTTGCTCTTCCTTTAGGCGTGATGTAGTCAGGAAGGGGAACAGCTACCTGATGGTTGAGGATCTTGTACATTGTCACCAGGCGTGATTGTTTGCGCCGATCCTCAAGGGGTGGTAGTCCAATGTCAAGTCTCATAGCTGTGACGCTTGCTTCCCTTTGATAATTGCCAGTTATAAAGCGTACTGCCCTCCTTTGAATTTTCTCAATGCTGTCGATCTGGTTCTGCCGGTAAGGATCCCAAATTGTTGCCCCATATTCAAGCTGCGATCTGACTAAAGATGTGTATGCTTGTTGCTTGATGGAGGAAGAACATCTGCCCAGATTTCGTCTGATGAAACCAAGGGTTCTGTTGGCTTTTGCTGTAAACCTTCTTAATGTCTCAAAGGCTTCTATCTTGTTTAATAGTGTAAAACTTGAAAATCACTAGCATCCCTGAGAGAGACCACTCCATTCCGGTGTTTTTGTTAACTAGATAGTAGATGTTTTGTATCTGGTAGTGGGAGTTGGGCATCTATGAACTTGGTCGTTCCAGCACAGTTGTACCCTGTCCCTTCCACTAGGTTGGTAAAAATCCTGATGGTAAACTTGCTTGGAAAGTCATATATCATAAAAGGGATCATTGATATTCCAAAATGGCTGAGAATGAGACCTGTGGCACATcctcgtatggtcatttgtactgagtaccccctagGTATAACCCAAAATTGAGTACCTCCTGGGTAGTGTATAACCTGTCTTGCACAAACATCAGATTTATAATGTGTGCAATTCGACCATGTTGTGCATGTACACCATTCCCAAGACACACAGTCATTATAACAGCATAAACACAAACTCTGTATGATTATGAAAATTCCTTTTGtgtggagcgattgccgaatagggtgcaactctactagtcttattacaagactgccctaccccaaccctaaccctaactccgtaaacgaggattGGACTcgagtctagcaagttgcaccttATTTGGTAATTGTACCTTTTGTGTTTACTTACtaactgtttatttgtttgtttttcagtaATGTTACCTTCAGTATCCATTGACTCAGACACAGGATTGGCTACAGTATCAGACACTAAAACTGAAGCACTCAATGTCAAAGCACATCCTGTTGCTACCACTTTTGCTGTGTTTGATGAGTAGGTTATTTTCAACATTAgttcattttttatttcacaaGAAATTGTAAACACATCATTGATATCTATAATGGTGTGGATACACCTGTAtgtttatgcaataattataggttaatgaatgcgtattacttgtggGGAGAGaaattaggcaaaataatgcatgcgtgccaatgttgatgcgtctaatgtacgaGCCCCAAAGgcaacaagtaatacgtgttcattaacctatttcatacacaagaagaaaaacaacacatgctttttgctgtttttataaaaaaattatcactaaaaattatcactaaaaatgttggaaaatagaaccaattaatataaatgcatcaacccgcccgaaaaatgaataaaTCCTAGGCGACGTGAAACGCGTGTGAAATCACTCTGCCTGTAGTATGTGGAGTGCATTATACAAAATTATAAGCACAATTTCCTCTCCATTTTGTATCATGTGCAAATATGCATCTGTAAGAGCATGATGCAAAGGATCTGGGGCATGATGACTTGGGCACATGGAAATGTTATGCAACAAAATATGTGTTGCAGGAATTGCACATAACCCTAATATCTAGCTAATATCTAATTATGTCATGTACAATTCACTTCCAAGATTTGCATAGTCACTAAATAGCATTCACTATTACAACATCCTGGTTTTGTTTTCCAGTACCATCATAATAGCTGATCCTACTAATGAAGAGGAAACCATGGTAACGGGGATGGTTACCTTGGTAGTAAATGAAGACAACCAACTATGTGCAGTACATAAGCCTGGTAAGCTTAAAGTAATCATGCTTGGATGGACACCTTTAAAGACACAGCTTGTAaacacagcaacaacaacaattgttTGGGAATGAATTGCTGATAGGTAGTGTGAGACCAATTACAGAACAAAAGCATAATTATTCTCTTTGTGGGATCAGCCACGTAATTACTGCTGACattttatgggatccaagttgCTTACAGTCTGCTTGAAATAGATAGTCATTATTATAGATTCCATATTACATTGGAGcattgggaaaaggttaaagttTGTCGGACTGCGACCATTTTCCGAAAAATAAGTAACAGAATTAAGTGTTATCAATCCTTTCGTAACTGCATGGTGTGGAGTCATTGAGCCCATCAATTGACAATAATACttgttcaaaaataaaaattaatgtgGAATGtattatacagtggaaactcattatagcgaagttgtcagggacagaaaaattagttctttatatccaaattttgttatatcagggttgtaaaaacaataaataacaaaagaattttgtatcttggttctggaaaaatatttctttataacagggttttcttgtatcagatttcgttataagG
Proteins encoded:
- the LOC140160987 gene encoding exosome complex component RRP43-like, which translates into the protein MATDFKTAQPAEYYRQFLKQDVRPDGRELGEIRSTILNVGSITTADGSALVKLGNTTVICGIKAEFTTPKAEEPKQGFIVPNVDLPPLCSSSFKPGPPSEQAQVVSQLIADVIESAKVVDLETLCIQEEKLCWVLFCDMMCLDYDGNIADACMIALIAALKNVMLPSVSIDSDTGLATVSDTKTEALNVKAHPVATTFAVFDDTIIIADPTNEEETMVTGMVTLVVNEDNQLCAVHKPGGSPLSAEQLQDCINRAITRANEVRQLIDETGSSVDR